A portion of the Suricata suricatta isolate VVHF042 chromosome 11, meerkat_22Aug2017_6uvM2_HiC, whole genome shotgun sequence genome contains these proteins:
- the LOC115271799 gene encoding olfactory receptor 51F1-like, producing the protein MLQIQENTQILSNLTSKFPTFLLTGIPGLESVHVWISIPFCCLYVIALSGNSMILFVIITQQSLHEPMYYFLSMLSAADLGLTISTMSTTLSILWFDAMEINLDSCITQMFFLHGFAVIESGVLVAMAFDRYVAICDPLRYTTTLTNSRITQMGLLMIIRTVVLIVPLLLLLKHLYFCRENVLSHSYCYHPDVIKLACSDTRANSICGLIDLILTTGVDIPCIVLSYILIIHSVLSIASPEERHKVFSTCVSHIGAVAIFYIPMMSLSLVHRYGTSAPKVVHSMMANIYLLLPPVLNPIIYGVKTKQIRKAILNLLLTK; encoded by the coding sequence ATGCTACAAATCCAGGAAAACACGCAGATCTTAAGTAACTTGACATCTAAATTTCCAACCTTCTTATTGACTGGAATTCCTGGCCTAGAGTCTGTCCATGTGTGGATTTCTATCCCCTTCTGCTGTCTCTATGTCATTGCCCTCTCTGGGAACAGCATGATCCTGTTTGTCATCATTACCCAGCAGAGTCTCCATGAACCCATGTACTATTTCCTCTCTATGCTTTCAGCTGCTGACTTGGGCTTGACCATTTCTACAATGTCAACAACATTAAGTATCCTCTGGTTTGATGCAATGGAAATCAATCTAGATAGCTGCATTACCCAGATGTTTTTTCTTCATGGATTTGCAGTGATAGAATCTGGGGTGCTGGTGGCTATGGCCtttgaccgctatgtggccatctgtgaTCCTCTGAGGTATACTACTACTCTCACTAATTCTAGAATAACTCAGATGGGCTTGTTAATGATTATACGTACAGTAGTATTAATAGTACCACTACTTTTGCTCCTTAAGCACCTCTATTTCTGTAGAGAAAATGTCCTTTCCCACTCCTACTGCTACCAcccagatgtgattaaattagcATGTTCAGATACTCGGGCCAACAGCATCTGTGGATTAATTGATCTCATCCTGACCACAGGAGTAGATATACCATGCATTGTCCTGTCTTACATCTTGATCATTCACTCTGTGCTCAGTATTGCCTCCCCTGAAGAACGCCATAAGGTCTTCAGCACCTGTGTGTCCCACATTGGAGCGGTTGCTATTTTCTACATCCCCATGATGAGCCTATCCTTAGTGCATCGCTATGGTACATCAGCCCCAAAAGTGGTCCATTCAATGATGGCTAATATATATCTGCTTTTGCCTCCAGTGCTCAACCCCATCATCTATggtgtaaaaacaaaacagattcgCAAAGCTATACTCAACCTTCTCCTTACAAAATAA